From the Lolium rigidum isolate FL_2022 chromosome 2, APGP_CSIRO_Lrig_0.1, whole genome shotgun sequence genome, one window contains:
- the LOC124690193 gene encoding uncharacterized protein LOC124690193, whose protein sequence is MAAIAPDLLSIVSGGLTELADIARFRSVCTTWRDAGEDAAAFPPQQPPWLLLPSSPSPLFFCPPEDRLYPNLRLPVPNPQANRRRGRRLYASPHGWTLAIDPTGLAASLLHPFTGAFRPLPPLPAYFAETDDLAWDLSPFAVMASCGERGVLVCSLDPPADSWVPIPAMADYSVSSIDYAAGDFFVFEEDACRATVVDAITKEVTAVIPPPPVELPTEARMVVAGDELFVLTKPKWMYVFDDDVDFSKAFCVNHRSPNPVWQNLTSIGDRAVFVDSIHGFAVGTAGFRNLESNTVYSVTTKEMNRSSNVKYSISAFNLETRTAKKLACRLDGLEMAQRGGKVSWIIPSLKEA, encoded by the coding sequence ATGGCCGCCATCGCGCCGGATCTCCTCTCCATCGTCTCCGGCGGCCTCACGGAGCTCGCTGACATCGCGCGCTTCCGCTCCGTGTGCACCACCTGGCGCGACGCGGGGGAGGACGCCGCGGCCTTCCCTCCGCAGcagcccccctggctcctcctccCGTCCTCCCCGTCGCCGCTCTTCTTCTGCCCCCCGGAGGACCGCCTCTACCCCAACCTCCGCCTCCCCGTCCCCAACCCGCAGGCcaaccgccgccgcggccgccgcctctACGCGTCCCCGCACGGCTGGACGCTCGCCATCGACCCGACCGGcctcgccgcctccctcctccaccCCTTCACGGGCGCCTTCCGCCCCCTGCCGCCGCTCCCCGCCTACTTCGCCGAGACCGACGACCTCGCCTGGGACCTCTCCCCGTTCGCCGTCATGGCCTCCTGCGGCGAGCGGGGCGTGCTGGTCTGCTCCCTCGACCCGCCCGCCGACTCCTGGGTCCCGATCCCCGCCATGGCCGACTACAGCGTCAGCAGCATCGACTACGCCGCCGGCGACTTCTTCGTCTTCGAGGAGGACGCGTGCCGCGCCACCGTCGTCGACGCCATCACCAAGGAGGTCACCGCCGTCATCCCGCCGCCCCCCGTCGAGCTCCCGACCGAGGCGCGCATGGTCGTGGCCGGCGACGAGCTCTTCGTCCTCACCAAGCCCAAGTGGATGTACGTCTTTGACGACGACGTCGACTTCTCCAAGGCCTTCTGCGTCAACCACCGCAGCCCCAACCCGGTCTGGCAGAACCTCACCAGCATCGGCGACCGGGCTGTGTTCGTTGATTCCATCCATGGGTTCGCCGTGGGGACGGCCGGGTTCAGGAACCTTGAGAGCAACACTGTCTACTCGGTGACCACAAAGGAGATGAACCGATCAAGCAATGTCAAGTACAGCATATCGGCTTTCAACCTGGAGACCCGGACCGCCAAGAAGCTTGCGTGCCGGCTGGACGGGCTTGAGATGGCTCAGCGTGGCGGGAAGGTGTCGTGGATCATACCCAGCTTGAAAGAAGCCTGA